AGTTCTACGAGAAGGAAATTCTGACCGTAGAGCACCAAAAGCAGTTAAGAATTACGCAAAAGCAAATCCGCACCGAATGGGCGATTGGTCTGCAGATTCTAAAACAACTGTTGCCAATATGACCAGCGGAGATTTTTATGGGACTGAAAAATCAGTAACTGTTGAAAATGATTCGCAATTTAAAATTGAGTTCTTTGGAAATGATGGTTCTGTAAAAGAACTGAAAGGACTTTCACCTTTGAAAGCCGGAGAAATTATTGATTCATCTGTAATGAGTCTTTCTTCATTGAAAGGTTTTGTTGCTGATGCAATGGCAGAAGCAAAAGCAGCGAACGTTCTTCTTTCCGGACATTTAAAAGCAACGATGATGAAGGTTTCTGATCCAATTATTTTTGGAGCAATTGTAGAGACTTATTTCAAAGATGTTTTCGCAAAATATAAAGATACTTTCAACGAATTAGATATTAATCCAAACTTCGGATTAGCTACACTTTTCGAAAAAATTTCCGGTCATCCAAAAGAAGCAGAAATTAAAGCGGATATCGCTAAAACGATTGAGAACGGACCAAGAATCGCGATGGTAAACTCCGATAAAGGAATTACCAATTTCCATGTTTCTTCTGATGTTATTGTTGATGCTTCTATGGCGGCTTTAATTAGAGGCGGCGGTAAAATGTGGAACGCAGAAGGAAAAGAAGAAGATACAGTTGCCATGATTCCGGACAGATGTTATGCAGGTTTCTATCAGGCGGCAATTGAAGATATGAAGAAAAATGGCCCACTTGATCCAAGAACAATGGGTTCTGTTCCAAATGTTGGATTGATGGCTCAGAAAGCTGAAGAGTACGGATCTCACGATAAAACTTTCCAATTGAGTGCAGACGGAACGGTAAAAGTTTCTGATGCTGATGGAAATGTATTTATGGAACAGCCTGTTCAGGCTGGCGATGTTTTCAGAATGTGTCAGGCGAAAGATGCCCCGATTCAGGATTGGGTAAAATTGGCCGTGAACAGAGCGAGATTATCTGATACACCGGCAGTTTTCTGGTTAGATGATAAAAGAGCGCACGACCGCGAAATGATAAAGAAAGTTGAGAAATATCTGAAAGATTACGACACAACCGGTCTTGATATTCGCATTATGAATATCGAAGATGCGATGACTTTTACTTTAGAAAGAATTAGAAAAGGTTTAGATACGATTTCAGTTTCTGGAAATGTTTTGAGAGATTATTTGACTGACCTCTTCCCTATTTTAGAATTAGGAACTTCAGCAAAAATGCTTTCGATTGTTCCGTTAATGAATGGTGGTGGATTATTTGAAACAGGCGCCGGAGGTTCTGCTCCGAAACATATCCAGCAATTTATTGAAGAAGGATATTTGCGTTGGGATTCTTTAGGAGAATTCATGGCGTTACAAGCGAGTTTAGAACATTTGGCTCAAACTCAAAATAATGAAAAGGCGCAGATTTTAGCAGATGCTTTAGATGTAGCGAATGAAAAATTCCTAGCGAATGATAAATCACCTTCCAGAAGAATCGGGTCAATCGATAACAGAGGTTCTCACTTCTATTTAGCGATGTATTGGGCAGAAGCATTAGCAACACAAACGAAGAACGCTGAAATGGCAGCAATCTTCGCTCCAGTGGCAAAAGCAATGCAAGATCAGGAAACAAAAATTAATGAAGAGTTAATTGGTGCTCAAGGAAAACCGCAGGATATTGGTGGATATTACCAACCTAATTTTGCGAAAACTGATGAGGCAATGCGTCCTTCTACAACCTTAAATGCTATTATCAACGGAATCTAATATCTTACAATTTTAGATATACAAAAAAAAATCGCTCCAAATTGGAGCGATTTTTTTGCTTAATTAGCTGATTTTCTGCGCTTAAAATTTAATTGACTAATTTTGTTTTAAACTAAAAACACCTATCATGAAAAAATTAATGTTGAGCGCAGCAGCTTTAGTGCTGTTCTGCTGTTCCAAAGAGGAATCGAAGCAAGAAGCAAAATCGGGCGGACTTTCCGATGTTGTTTCAAACGTAAAAAACTACAGCAAAATTAACAGTTCTGTTCAAGATGTTTCTAAAAATATTGAAACATTAAAGAAAATGACTCCGCTTACGAATGAGGAGCTTAAAGCACTGTTGCCGGAAGAAATACTCGGTTTGAAAAGAAAAGAACTTTCTGTAGGCGACAACGCAATGATGCAACTCGCCAGTGCAGAAGCCAAATACAGTGATGGAGATCAAAAGAAAATTAAACTGGAAATTATGGATGGCGCAGGGGAAACTGGAAGTGTCATGGTCTCGATTCTGATGATGAGTTTCAACATGAATAAAGAGAAAATTACGGAAACCGGTTATGAAAAAACCGCTGAAATAAATGGCAACAAAGCGATCATTAAAGAAAATAGTGGCGAAAACTATGTGAATTCAAGTATTCAGATGGTGGCTAAAAACCGGTACTTAATAACCTTAACAGGGGATGGAATTTCCTATGATGACCTGGAAAAAGCGCTGAACCAACTGAAGCTTTCGCAATT
This DNA window, taken from Kaistella carnis, encodes the following:
- a CDS encoding NADP-dependent isocitrate dehydrogenase, with the protein product MAEKSKIVYTLTDEAPMLATHSFLPVVQAFTKTADIEIVPKDISLAGRILANFSEYLKDDQKVEDALAELGQLATTPDANIIKLPNISASVPQLDEAIAELQKHGFALPNYPAEPKNEEEEKIKNTYAKVLGSAVNPVLREGNSDRRAPKAVKNYAKANPHRMGDWSADSKTTVANMTSGDFYGTEKSVTVENDSQFKIEFFGNDGSVKELKGLSPLKAGEIIDSSVMSLSSLKGFVADAMAEAKAANVLLSGHLKATMMKVSDPIIFGAIVETYFKDVFAKYKDTFNELDINPNFGLATLFEKISGHPKEAEIKADIAKTIENGPRIAMVNSDKGITNFHVSSDVIVDASMAALIRGGGKMWNAEGKEEDTVAMIPDRCYAGFYQAAIEDMKKNGPLDPRTMGSVPNVGLMAQKAEEYGSHDKTFQLSADGTVKVSDADGNVFMEQPVQAGDVFRMCQAKDAPIQDWVKLAVNRARLSDTPAVFWLDDKRAHDREMIKKVEKYLKDYDTTGLDIRIMNIEDAMTFTLERIRKGLDTISVSGNVLRDYLTDLFPILELGTSAKMLSIVPLMNGGGLFETGAGGSAPKHIQQFIEEGYLRWDSLGEFMALQASLEHLAQTQNNEKAQILADALDVANEKFLANDKSPSRRIGSIDNRGSHFYLAMYWAEALATQTKNAEMAAIFAPVAKAMQDQETKINEELIGAQGKPQDIGGYYQPNFAKTDEAMRPSTTLNAIINGI